In Microbacterium enclense, one genomic interval encodes:
- the glmM gene encoding phosphoglucosamine mutase — translation MPLFGTDGVRGLANGLLTAELALHLAQATAVVLGQGRSAEARKAEGRRLTAVVARDPRVSGEFLAAAVSAGLASSGVDVLDAGVIPTPATAFLIADRDADFGVMVSASHNPAPDNGIKIFARGGTKLPDIVEQRIESALEGDRLQPTGAGVGRIRRFADAEDRYVLHLLGSLPHRLDGIHVVLDCAHGAAAGVSPETFKDAGATVTVIGADPDGLNINDGVGSTHLDVLAETVVRLGADVGIAHDGDADRCLAVDAQGNVVDGDQIMAILAVAMKERGALVDDTLVATVMSNLGLHRAMDAHGIRVLQTGVGDRYVLEAMNEGGYSLGGEQSGHVIMSEFATTGDGLLTGLHVVAEMARQNKTLAELASIMTVYPQVLVNVRGVDRDGVTDEVVQEAVAASTAELGNSGRVLLRASGTEPLVRVMVEAASEEVARAHADRLSEVVRERLAL, via the coding sequence ATGCCTCTTTTCGGCACGGACGGAGTGCGGGGGCTGGCCAACGGCCTCCTCACCGCCGAACTTGCGCTGCACCTGGCCCAGGCGACTGCCGTCGTCCTGGGCCAGGGCCGTTCTGCGGAGGCGCGGAAGGCCGAAGGCCGCCGCCTCACCGCTGTCGTGGCGCGCGATCCGCGCGTCTCCGGGGAGTTCCTCGCGGCAGCGGTCTCCGCGGGCCTGGCCTCCTCGGGCGTCGACGTCCTCGACGCCGGAGTGATCCCCACCCCCGCCACCGCTTTCCTCATCGCCGACCGTGACGCCGACTTCGGTGTGATGGTCTCGGCGTCGCACAACCCCGCACCCGACAACGGGATCAAGATCTTCGCCCGCGGCGGCACGAAGCTGCCCGACATCGTCGAGCAACGCATCGAGAGCGCTCTCGAAGGCGATCGTCTGCAGCCCACCGGAGCCGGTGTCGGGCGCATCCGGCGTTTCGCCGACGCCGAAGACCGGTACGTGCTGCACCTTCTCGGCTCGCTCCCGCATCGGCTCGACGGCATCCATGTGGTCTTGGACTGCGCGCACGGCGCCGCCGCCGGAGTCTCGCCCGAGACCTTCAAAGACGCGGGAGCGACGGTCACCGTCATCGGTGCCGACCCCGACGGCTTGAACATCAACGACGGTGTCGGCTCGACCCACCTCGACGTCCTCGCGGAGACGGTCGTACGCCTGGGCGCCGACGTCGGCATCGCCCACGACGGCGACGCCGACCGCTGCCTCGCCGTGGACGCGCAGGGCAATGTCGTCGACGGCGACCAGATCATGGCCATCCTCGCCGTGGCCATGAAGGAGCGCGGCGCGCTCGTCGATGACACGCTGGTGGCGACGGTCATGAGCAACCTCGGCCTTCATCGGGCGATGGATGCTCACGGCATCCGGGTCCTGCAGACCGGCGTCGGAGACCGCTACGTGCTCGAGGCCATGAACGAGGGCGGCTACTCCCTCGGCGGCGAGCAGTCGGGACACGTCATCATGAGCGAGTTCGCCACCACCGGCGACGGACTGCTGACCGGTCTGCATGTGGTGGCCGAGATGGCCCGTCAGAACAAGACGTTGGCGGAGCTGGCATCGATCATGACGGTGTACCCGCAGGTGCTCGTGAACGTGCGCGGCGTCGACCGCGACGGCGTGACCGACGAGGTCGTGCAGGAGGCCGTGGCCGCGTCGACCGCGGAGCTGGGCAATTCCGGCCGCGTCCTGCTGCGTGCGTCGGGGACCGAGCCGCTCGTGCGGGTGATGGTCGAGGCGGCATCCGAAGAGGTCGCTCGTGCCCACGCCGACCGGCTGTCCGAGGTCGTGCGGGAGCGACTGGCACTCTGA
- the rpsI gene encoding 30S ribosomal protein S9, with the protein MSNIDSSNYSTETPAEQSVVAAERPVLSVPGAAVGRRKQAIARVRLVPGSGSITVNGRTIEDYFPNKLHQQLINDPFTVLELAGSYDVIARISGGGPSGQAGALRLGIARALNEIDAENNRPTLKKAGFLSRDARVKERKKAGLKKARKAPQYSKR; encoded by the coding sequence GTGTCGAACATCGACTCCAGCAACTACAGCACCGAGACGCCGGCCGAGCAGTCGGTCGTCGCCGCCGAGCGCCCCGTTCTCTCGGTCCCCGGCGCAGCCGTGGGCCGTCGCAAGCAGGCCATCGCCCGCGTGCGCCTGGTCCCCGGCTCGGGCTCTATCACGGTCAACGGCCGCACGATCGAGGACTACTTCCCGAACAAGCTCCACCAGCAGCTGATCAACGACCCGTTCACGGTTCTCGAGCTCGCGGGCTCGTACGACGTGATCGCGCGCATCTCCGGTGGTGGCCCCTCGGGCCAGGCCGGCGCCCTGCGCCTCGGCATCGCTCGTGCCCTCAACGAGATCGACGCCGAAAACAACCGCCCGACCCTGAAGAAGGCCGGCTTCCTCTCGCGCGACGCTCGCGTCAAGGAGCGCAAGAAGGCCGGTCTCAAGAAGGCCCGCAAGGCGCCTCAGTACTCCAAGCGCTGA
- the rplM gene encoding 50S ribosomal protein L13: MTRTFTPKAAEVTREWVVIDATDVVLGRLASHAAVLLRGKHKPTFANHIDSGDFVIVINAEKVALTGQKLQNKKAYRHSGYPGGLKSVTYDELLEKNPVRAVEKAIRGMLPKNSLGAAQLKKLKVYRGAEHPHGAQQPTAYTFDQVAQ, encoded by the coding sequence GTGACGCGCACTTTCACCCCCAAGGCCGCTGAGGTCACGCGCGAGTGGGTCGTTATCGACGCCACCGACGTCGTTCTCGGCCGCCTGGCCTCGCACGCGGCGGTCCTCCTCCGCGGCAAGCACAAGCCGACCTTCGCCAACCACATCGACTCCGGCGACTTCGTCATCGTGATCAACGCCGAGAAGGTGGCGCTCACGGGTCAGAAGCTCCAGAACAAGAAGGCGTACCGCCACTCGGGTTACCCGGGCGGGCTCAAGTCGGTCACGTACGACGAACTCCTCGAGAAGAACCCCGTCCGCGCGGTCGAGAAGGCCATCCGCGGCATGCTGCCCAAGAACAGCCTCGGCGCGGCGCAGCTCAAGAAGCTCAAGGTCTACCGCGGCGCGGAGCACCCCCACGGTGCCCAGCAGCCCACGGCATACACCTTCGACCAGGTCGCCCAGTAA
- a CDS encoding alpha/beta hydrolase — MSEITAHHGLLTDIHLHVDDTGGTGRPVVLIHGWPLSGESWAHQVPALEAAGYRVVTYDRRGFGRSDKPRGGYDYDTFSDDLEAVLAALDLRDVTLVGFSMGGGEVARYLTRHGSDRVHSVVFAAAVPPYLAKTDDNPEGPLDDETADGMKQGLEDDEKSFYHQFTTDFFSVDGTLAVSEEDRAEAERLANQADHHAAVKAMEAFGTTDFRADLPNVTVPTLVIHGDSDATVPFEGSGKRTHEAIAGSELHVVAGAPHGVNVSHADEFNRVLIDFLAR; from the coding sequence ATGAGCGAAATCACTGCGCACCACGGACTTCTGACCGACATCCACCTGCATGTCGACGACACCGGCGGCACGGGCCGCCCGGTCGTCCTCATTCACGGCTGGCCCCTCTCCGGCGAGTCGTGGGCACACCAGGTTCCGGCCCTCGAAGCCGCGGGGTACCGGGTCGTGACGTACGACCGCCGCGGTTTCGGCCGCAGTGACAAGCCGCGCGGAGGCTACGACTACGACACGTTCTCCGACGACCTCGAGGCCGTCCTCGCCGCGCTCGACCTGCGCGACGTGACGCTGGTCGGGTTCTCGATGGGTGGCGGGGAAGTGGCGCGCTACCTCACGCGTCACGGCTCCGACCGTGTCCACAGCGTGGTCTTCGCCGCGGCCGTCCCGCCGTACCTGGCCAAGACCGACGACAACCCCGAGGGTCCGCTGGACGACGAGACCGCCGACGGGATGAAGCAGGGGCTCGAAGATGACGAGAAGTCGTTCTACCACCAGTTCACGACGGACTTCTTCTCCGTCGACGGCACGCTGGCCGTCTCCGAAGAGGATCGAGCCGAGGCGGAGCGCCTTGCGAACCAGGCCGACCACCACGCGGCGGTGAAGGCGATGGAGGCATTCGGCACCACCGACTTCCGTGCCGATCTGCCGAATGTCACGGTGCCGACGCTCGTGATCCACGGCGACAGCGACGCGACGGTTCCCTTCGAGGGGTCGGGCAAGCGCACCCACGAGGCGATCGCGGGCAGCGAACTCCACGTCGTGGCAGGGGCCCCGCACGGCGTCAACGTCAGCCACGCCGACGAGTTCAACCGGGTTCTGATCGATTTCCTCGCCCGCTGA
- a CDS encoding MarR family transcriptional regulator, with the protein MPAVDALVCFALYAANRTTTQAYRVLLDPWNLTYPQYIALVTLWNDGDQTVGSLGEALQLDSGTLSPMLTRLQAAGYVTRERDTRDERVVTVSLTERGRELRTELAHIPRCIAQGAGFSDADSARELIDALHQLTAAMRDLRDHPADAVAAERATRDAP; encoded by the coding sequence ATGCCTGCCGTCGACGCCCTCGTCTGTTTCGCGCTCTACGCCGCGAACCGCACGACGACGCAGGCGTACCGTGTCCTGCTCGACCCGTGGAACCTGACCTATCCGCAGTACATCGCCCTCGTGACTCTCTGGAACGACGGCGACCAGACGGTGGGCAGCCTGGGCGAGGCGCTTCAGCTCGACTCCGGCACCCTGTCACCGATGCTCACCCGCCTGCAGGCCGCGGGATACGTGACCCGCGAGCGGGACACGAGAGACGAGCGCGTGGTCACCGTCTCGCTGACCGAGCGCGGGCGCGAGTTGCGCACCGAACTCGCCCACATACCGAGATGCATCGCCCAGGGAGCGGGTTTCTCCGACGCCGACAGCGCCCGAGAGCTCATCGACGCCCTGCATCAGCTGACCGCCGCGATGCGCGACCTCCGCGATCACCCCGCCGATGCCGTTGCCGCGGAGCGCGCGACGCGCGACGCTCCCTGA
- a CDS encoding organic hydroperoxide resistance protein, which translates to MDVLYTAEALSTGQGRLGHVSAGEYIDLEVAPPKELGGSGQGTNPEQLFAAGYAACFHSALHSVARAQKVKIEDSSVGGRVQIGPNGQGGYQLAVLLEVVLPGIEHEQAQQLADAAHQVCPYSNATRGNIEVTVTVSDD; encoded by the coding sequence ATGGACGTCCTCTACACCGCAGAAGCCCTGTCGACCGGACAGGGTCGCCTCGGCCACGTCTCCGCCGGCGAGTACATCGACCTCGAGGTCGCGCCCCCGAAGGAGCTCGGCGGCTCCGGCCAGGGAACGAACCCCGAGCAGCTCTTCGCCGCGGGGTATGCGGCCTGTTTCCACAGTGCCCTCCACTCGGTCGCGCGCGCTCAGAAGGTGAAGATCGAAGACTCCTCCGTCGGCGGCCGTGTGCAGATCGGCCCGAACGGCCAGGGCGGCTACCAGCTCGCCGTGCTCCTCGAGGTCGTGCTCCCCGGCATCGAGCACGAGCAGGCGCAGCAGCTCGCCGACGCGGCACACCAGGTCTGCCCGTACTCGAACGCCACGCGCGGCAACATCGAGGTCACGGTCACCGTCTCGGACGACTGA
- a CDS encoding response regulator transcription factor, protein MIRVVVVDDEALVRSGFELILGAAADIEVVAAVDGDVAVDVIRRERPDVVLLDIRMPGRSGLDVLADLRHDDPRPVIGILTTFDTDEYIARALQDGASGFLVKDTAPENLAAMVRTLAAGGVVLSPQVSRTLVEGYAGGPDRDAVRRVALLTDRERDVLSHLPSGESNAEIGRRLHLSGATVKDHVSAILSKLSVSTRLEAALISERARSGGHRT, encoded by the coding sequence GTGATCCGGGTCGTAGTCGTCGATGATGAGGCCCTCGTCCGCTCGGGCTTCGAGCTCATCCTCGGAGCGGCGGCCGACATCGAGGTGGTCGCCGCCGTCGACGGCGACGTCGCGGTAGACGTCATCCGACGCGAGCGTCCCGACGTCGTCCTTCTCGACATCCGGATGCCGGGACGGAGCGGCCTCGACGTGCTCGCCGATCTGCGGCACGATGACCCGCGTCCCGTGATCGGCATCCTGACGACCTTCGACACCGACGAGTACATCGCGCGGGCGCTGCAGGACGGAGCATCCGGGTTCCTCGTCAAGGACACGGCGCCCGAGAACCTCGCCGCGATGGTCCGGACCCTCGCGGCCGGAGGGGTGGTCCTCTCACCGCAGGTGTCACGCACCCTGGTGGAGGGCTACGCGGGCGGCCCCGACCGCGACGCCGTGCGGCGCGTGGCCCTGTTGACCGACCGCGAGCGCGATGTGCTCTCGCACCTCCCGTCGGGAGAGTCCAACGCCGAGATCGGCCGTCGCCTGCACCTCAGCGGCGCCACCGTGAAGGATCACGTCAGCGCGATCCTGTCGAAGCTCTCCGTGTCGACCCGTCTCGAGGCCGCCCTGATCTCGGAACGGGCACGATCCGGAGGGCACCGGACGTGA
- a CDS encoding histidine kinase, with product MTKALPAALTRITGKRWFAVVVDLALAAAAFVDVAVSIPSWTTVETAVALIAVVGLLVRRRLPWVSFALVLPGLVVDAMTIAAPIALYSVAVRTRRIPLLVGAGALTFACFLLPDWQLPSIDFLAPSLLYALMYAATPIALGALVRTHRELSDRVADLSAARAAERLREEQDVLRRERARISREMHDVVSHQVSLVAIQAGALQVSSSDPDAQRIAGVIRSLAVRTLDELRQMVGVLRADGARTDTAEPQPTLGDLPRLVGESGLEADLDVSLPADLAPALQRAVYRTVQEGLTNARKHAPGARVSVTAVATTAAIDVVVQNDSSAERGLFLPSSGTGLRGLRERAELLGGHLDAAARSDGGYRLRVTIPRRDSEH from the coding sequence GTGACGAAAGCCCTCCCGGCTGCGCTCACGCGCATCACGGGGAAGAGATGGTTCGCTGTCGTCGTCGACCTCGCTCTGGCTGCGGCGGCCTTCGTCGACGTCGCGGTCTCGATCCCCTCGTGGACGACCGTCGAGACAGCCGTCGCCCTCATCGCCGTCGTGGGTCTGCTGGTCCGCCGTCGGCTCCCGTGGGTGTCGTTCGCCCTCGTGCTGCCGGGGCTCGTCGTCGACGCCATGACGATCGCCGCTCCCATCGCGCTGTACTCGGTCGCTGTCCGCACGCGGCGCATCCCGCTTCTGGTGGGGGCAGGCGCACTGACCTTCGCGTGCTTCCTCCTTCCCGACTGGCAGCTGCCCTCGATCGACTTCCTCGCTCCCTCGCTGCTGTACGCGCTGATGTACGCCGCGACCCCGATCGCACTGGGGGCGCTCGTCCGGACGCATCGCGAGCTGTCCGACCGGGTCGCCGATCTGTCCGCGGCTCGGGCGGCCGAACGACTCCGCGAGGAACAGGACGTCCTCCGTCGCGAGCGCGCGCGGATCTCGCGCGAGATGCACGACGTCGTCTCGCACCAGGTCAGCCTCGTGGCGATACAGGCGGGAGCGCTGCAGGTGTCGTCGTCGGACCCCGACGCGCAGCGCATCGCGGGTGTCATCCGTTCCCTCGCCGTGCGCACCCTCGACGAGCTGCGCCAGATGGTGGGTGTCCTCCGCGCCGACGGAGCCCGGACCGACACCGCCGAACCGCAGCCCACCCTGGGCGATCTTCCCCGGCTCGTGGGCGAGAGCGGCCTGGAGGCCGACCTCGACGTCTCCCTCCCGGCAGACCTCGCGCCCGCGCTCCAGCGCGCCGTTTACCGCACCGTGCAGGAGGGGCTGACCAACGCGCGCAAGCACGCGCCCGGTGCTCGCGTCAGCGTCACTGCGGTGGCCACCACCGCGGCGATCGACGTCGTCGTCCAGAACGACTCCTCCGCCGAGCGCGGGCTGTTCCTCCCCTCGAGCGGCACGGGGCTACGTGGACTCCGGGAGCGCGCCGAGCTGCTCGGCGGCCACCTCGACGCCGCGGCCCGCAGCGATGGCGGCTATCGACTTCGCGTCACGATCCCGCGCCGCGACAGCGAGCACTGA
- a CDS encoding PIG-L family deacetylase — protein sequence MTAVHHDDDLAPEDPPERSAADRARRARVTRRGLLIGGLAVVGLGGGALVYRNIRRSAGPVGTWVSLAPVLPVSVASPLPVSPAAETPGAVTVAAVWAHADDDIIFANPGLADEIAAGNTVRAVFVTAGDAGKGLDYALGREAGLRAAYDEMRGSTAPWQEHQITLLSGARVTRFVPSDDPRLSITFMRLPDGGLDADGFAETGHVCVTRLINGSTSTVATLDGSPDYDRERLSATLVELMGAAQPSRVTTNIPHESAFARGDHPDHSAVGSLVRALAPTAGIDPEAVSYFIGYPSRNEPANVSGAALDAKVHIYQTYAADDSVVTCADAAACLGQRGFGEWLQRSYPKDESELRLT from the coding sequence GTGACCGCGGTGCACCACGACGACGACCTCGCACCCGAGGATCCCCCCGAACGCTCTGCAGCAGACCGGGCCCGCCGAGCCAGGGTGACCCGGAGGGGATTGCTCATCGGCGGTCTGGCCGTCGTCGGCCTCGGCGGCGGCGCCCTGGTCTACCGCAACATCCGGCGCAGCGCCGGACCGGTGGGCACCTGGGTGTCTCTCGCGCCGGTGCTGCCCGTCTCCGTCGCCTCGCCGCTGCCCGTATCCCCGGCGGCCGAGACTCCCGGCGCCGTGACCGTCGCGGCCGTGTGGGCGCACGCCGACGACGACATCATCTTCGCCAACCCCGGCCTGGCCGACGAGATCGCAGCGGGGAACACCGTCCGCGCCGTCTTCGTCACCGCCGGTGATGCCGGCAAGGGGCTGGACTACGCGCTCGGTCGCGAAGCGGGACTGCGCGCGGCCTACGACGAGATGCGCGGCAGCACTGCTCCCTGGCAGGAACACCAGATCACCCTCCTCAGCGGCGCGCGAGTGACGCGCTTCGTCCCCTCTGACGATCCGCGACTGTCCATCACCTTCATGCGCCTCCCCGACGGAGGCTTGGATGCGGACGGTTTCGCCGAGACCGGCCACGTCTGCGTGACGCGCCTGATCAACGGTTCCACCTCGACGGTGGCCACTCTGGACGGTTCGCCGGACTATGATCGCGAACGGCTCTCGGCCACGCTCGTCGAGCTGATGGGGGCGGCGCAGCCCTCCCGCGTGACGACGAACATTCCGCACGAGAGCGCCTTCGCGCGCGGCGATCATCCCGATCACTCGGCGGTCGGGTCCCTCGTGCGTGCCCTCGCCCCGACGGCCGGCATCGACCCCGAGGCCGTGTCGTACTTCATCGGGTATCCCTCGCGGAACGAGCCCGCCAACGTCTCAGGGGCGGCGCTCGACGCCAAGGTGCACATCTACCAGACCTACGCCGCGGACGACTCGGTGGTGACGTGCGCCGATGCGGCGGCCTGCCTCGGCCAGCGCGGCTTCGGCGAGTGGTTGCAGCGGTCGTATCCCAAGGACGAATCCGAACTCCGCCTGACCTGA
- a CDS encoding PIG-L family deacetylase, translating into MSRSHTRSSRVRRRRRAALVVAIVAVVLVGGAAVAVPFALRGVGDTDAPTAATPTPGDEGAEKTPTPPPSPAPTPPPTSPAAQPCPGEDTLLTVWAHPDDDIIFANPTISAAIAAGECVRTLFVTAGDAGRGLDYTHSRELGILRAYNAMRGSGAFWDESEITLDSGMRVDRLTPQDDDRVSVLFARLPDGNITDGGFPATGYATLSKLLDGAIPSLEPIDQGPAVSSAQLSASLVELAEALRPAQTLTHIPRGSAFAPGDHPDHSAVGTLVRDAVGHVEGVGPGLRYFVGYPSGDLPRNVDGEALDKKVETYRVYSQQDDVIRCADRAACLGTRKFGEWLQRSYPKTEAELQMP; encoded by the coding sequence ATGTCGCGCTCGCACACGCGTTCCTCTCGAGTACGAAGGCGCAGACGCGCCGCCCTCGTCGTCGCGATCGTCGCGGTGGTGCTCGTCGGCGGCGCAGCCGTCGCCGTGCCCTTCGCGCTTCGTGGCGTGGGCGACACCGATGCTCCCACGGCGGCGACGCCCACGCCGGGTGACGAGGGTGCGGAGAAGACCCCCACCCCGCCCCCCTCTCCCGCGCCGACGCCGCCCCCCACGTCCCCCGCAGCGCAGCCGTGCCCCGGCGAAGACACCCTCTTGACGGTGTGGGCGCACCCGGACGACGACATCATCTTCGCCAACCCGACGATCTCGGCCGCCATCGCCGCGGGTGAGTGCGTGCGCACGCTCTTCGTCACGGCGGGCGACGCGGGGCGCGGTCTGGACTACACGCACTCTCGAGAGCTCGGCATCCTGCGCGCTTACAACGCGATGCGAGGCAGCGGCGCGTTCTGGGACGAGAGCGAGATCACCCTCGATAGCGGGATGCGTGTCGATCGATTGACCCCTCAGGACGACGACCGGGTGTCCGTGCTGTTCGCCCGACTTCCCGACGGCAACATCACCGACGGCGGCTTCCCGGCGACCGGCTACGCCACGCTGAGCAAGCTTCTCGACGGAGCGATCCCGTCCCTCGAGCCGATCGACCAGGGGCCGGCGGTCAGCTCCGCCCAGCTCTCGGCGAGCCTGGTCGAGCTCGCTGAGGCGCTGCGGCCCGCGCAGACGCTCACGCACATCCCGCGGGGCAGCGCGTTCGCCCCGGGTGACCACCCCGACCATTCCGCCGTCGGCACACTGGTGCGCGACGCGGTCGGCCACGTCGAGGGTGTCGGGCCCGGCCTGCGCTACTTCGTGGGTTATCCGTCCGGAGACCTCCCGCGGAACGTCGACGGCGAAGCTCTCGACAAGAAGGTGGAGACGTACCGCGTCTACAGCCAGCAGGATGACGTCATCCGGTGCGCAGACCGCGCTGCGTGCCTCGGTACCCGCAAGTTCGGGGAATGGCTCCAGCGGTCGTACCCGAAGACCGAGGCCGAGCTGCAGATGCCCTGA
- a CDS encoding sugar transferase, protein MTSDLRVDATSTSQNTFVGGDDLDPARDLARLASPGVTRHPRDRWRLRYRRNLFLTDLAALVWVVYGTQLVWFGTGNVAVAASRDSRITDLSYWIFSAILIIAWMWSLSFVDSRSDRVIGTGSQEYVRIVDSSFRLFGAVAIVAFLTQTDVARGYLLISLPAGIAVLVFTRWLWRQWLIVQRSHGKYSANVLLVGSLPSVTQLAREFARTPSAGYRVVGACVPNGKIADVIPGTDIPVMGHVGDISRALSATGADTVAITSADELPADKVKQISWSLEAGRQHLVLAPSIIDIAGPRLHTRPVAGLPLIHVETPRFSRGQVFLKRTVDLVASITGVVLLSPLLAFLAITVRLSSSGPVFFRQTRVGFHGNEFTMIKFRSMVVNAEELLEELAEQQRDSGNEVLFKMKNDPRVTPIGRIMRKFSLDELPQLFNVIGGSMSLVGPRPPLPSEVAQYADHVHRRFLAKPGITGLWQVSGRSSLSWEESVRLDLSYVENWTLLGDFVILGRTARAALAPGDTAA, encoded by the coding sequence GTGACGTCTGACCTTAGAGTCGACGCGACATCGACGTCGCAGAACACCTTCGTCGGGGGCGATGATCTGGACCCGGCCCGCGATCTCGCGCGCTTGGCCAGCCCCGGCGTGACGCGGCATCCGCGCGACCGATGGCGTCTGCGCTACCGCCGCAACCTCTTCCTCACCGACCTGGCCGCCCTCGTCTGGGTCGTCTACGGCACGCAGTTGGTCTGGTTCGGCACCGGCAACGTCGCCGTCGCCGCCAGCCGCGACAGCCGCATCACCGACCTGTCGTACTGGATCTTCTCGGCCATCCTCATCATCGCGTGGATGTGGTCACTGTCGTTCGTCGATTCCCGGAGCGACCGCGTCATCGGCACCGGCTCCCAGGAGTACGTGCGGATCGTGGATTCGAGCTTCCGGCTGTTCGGCGCGGTCGCGATCGTCGCGTTCCTCACGCAGACCGACGTCGCACGCGGGTATCTGCTCATCTCGCTTCCCGCGGGCATCGCCGTCCTCGTCTTCACCCGCTGGTTGTGGCGGCAGTGGCTCATCGTTCAGCGTTCGCACGGCAAGTACTCGGCCAACGTCCTCCTCGTGGGCTCGCTCCCGTCCGTGACGCAACTCGCCCGCGAATTCGCCCGCACCCCGAGCGCCGGGTACCGGGTCGTCGGGGCCTGCGTCCCCAACGGCAAGATCGCCGACGTCATCCCGGGAACCGACATCCCCGTCATGGGCCACGTCGGCGACATCTCCCGGGCCCTGTCGGCGACGGGGGCCGACACCGTCGCCATCACGAGCGCCGACGAGCTGCCTGCCGACAAGGTGAAGCAGATCTCGTGGAGCCTGGAAGCCGGCCGCCAGCACCTCGTGCTCGCCCCCAGCATCATCGACATCGCCGGGCCCCGCCTGCACACCCGTCCGGTCGCCGGCCTCCCCCTCATCCACGTCGAGACCCCCCGGTTCTCGCGCGGCCAGGTCTTCCTCAAGCGCACCGTCGATCTCGTCGCGAGCATCACCGGCGTCGTGCTGCTCAGCCCGCTCCTGGCGTTCCTCGCGATCACCGTGCGGCTGTCCAGCAGTGGGCCCGTGTTCTTCCGGCAGACGCGCGTCGGCTTCCACGGCAACGAGTTCACGATGATCAAGTTCCGCTCGATGGTCGTGAATGCCGAAGAACTCCTCGAAGAACTCGCGGAGCAGCAGAGGGACTCCGGCAACGAGGTGTTGTTCAAGATGAAGAACGACCCGCGGGTGACGCCCATCGGCCGGATCATGCGCAAGTTCAGCCTGGATGAGCTGCCGCAGCTGTTCAACGTCATCGGCGGCTCGATGTCGCTGGTGGGCCCTCGCCCGCCGCTGCCGTCCGAGGTCGCGCAGTATGCCGACCACGTCCACCGTCGGTTCCTCGCCAAGCCCGGTATCACCGGGCTGTGGCAGGTCAGCGGCCGCTCGTCGCTGTCATGGGAGGAATCGGTCCGTCTCGACCTGTCGTACGTGGAGAACTGGACTCTGCTGGGCGACTTCGTCATCCTTGGCAGGACCGCCCGCGCCGCCCTGGCGCCGGGCGATACTGCCGCGTGA